In Mycolicibacterium alvei, a single window of DNA contains:
- the yvcK gene encoding uridine diphosphate-N-acetylglucosamine-binding protein YvcK, with amino-acid sequence MTPRIVALGGGHGLYATLSAARRLSPHVTAVVTVADDGGSSGRLRSELDVVPPGDLRMALAALASDSPHGRLWATIFQHRFGGSGALAGHPIGNLLLAGLSEVLADPVAALDELGRILGVKGRVLPMCPIALQIEADVAGLESDPRMSRVIRGQVAIATTVGKVRRVRLLPGDPPATRQAVEAIMSADLVVLGPGSWFTSVIPHVLVPQLAAALRATTARRALVLNLAAEPGETAGFSAERHIHVLAQHAPDFSVHDIIVDASRVPSDREREQLSRTANILNARVEFADVSRPGTPLHDPAKLAAVLEGVRLRAAAPGRAVQESTVPTPAARSVDVAHQEPAPKTPRGDDPWR; translated from the coding sequence ATGACCCCGCGGATTGTCGCCCTCGGTGGGGGGCACGGGTTGTACGCCACCTTGTCGGCGGCGCGGCGGCTCAGCCCGCACGTGACGGCCGTGGTGACGGTTGCCGACGACGGCGGTTCATCGGGTCGGCTGCGCAGCGAACTTGATGTTGTGCCTCCCGGCGACTTGCGAATGGCATTGGCGGCCTTGGCTTCTGACAGTCCGCATGGCCGGTTGTGGGCGACTATCTTTCAGCACCGATTCGGTGGGAGCGGCGCACTGGCCGGTCATCCGATCGGTAATCTGCTGTTGGCGGGCCTCAGCGAGGTGCTGGCCGACCCGGTAGCGGCACTCGACGAACTCGGACGGATTCTCGGGGTGAAGGGCCGGGTGCTGCCGATGTGCCCGATCGCTCTGCAGATCGAGGCCGATGTTGCCGGTCTGGAGTCCGACCCCAGGATGAGCCGGGTGATTCGCGGTCAGGTGGCGATCGCCACCACGGTGGGAAAGGTCCGGCGGGTGAGGTTGCTGCCCGGGGATCCGCCGGCTACCCGGCAGGCGGTGGAGGCCATCATGAGCGCCGATCTCGTGGTGCTCGGGCCGGGGTCGTGGTTCACCAGTGTGATCCCGCACGTGTTGGTGCCGCAGTTGGCGGCGGCTTTGCGGGCGACGACGGCGCGGCGTGCGCTCGTGTTGAATCTGGCTGCAGAGCCGGGCGAAACGGCGGGGTTCTCGGCGGAACGTCATATCCACGTTCTGGCCCAGCATGCTCCGGACTTCAGCGTGCATGACATCATCGTCGATGCCAGCCGAGTGCCGAGCGACCGTGAACGAGAGCAACTCAGCCGCACGGCCAACATCCTCAATGCCCGGGTTGAGTTTGCTGACGTGTCCCGACCTGGTACACCTTTACATGACCCGGCGAAGTTGGCTGCGGTGCTGGAGGGGGTTCGGCTGCGCGCGGCGGCACCCGGCCGGGCAGTGCAGGAGTCGACCGTGCCCACGCCCGCTGCGAGGTCGGTCGACGTTGCGCACCAGGAGCCGGCACCGAAAACACCGAGAGGGGACGATCCGTGGCGATGA
- the rapZ gene encoding RNase adapter RapZ, translating to MNEHLREGSIIGGGDADSGIDVVLVTGLSGAGRGTAAKVLEDLGWYVADNLPPELIARMVELGLAAGSRITQLAVVMDVRSRGFTGDLDWVRNELAARSITPRVLFLEASDDILVRRYEQNRRSHPLQGTQTLAEGIAAERALLAPVRAAADLVIDTSALPVPALRESIERAFGGETVAYTNVTVESFGYKYGLPMDADTVMDVRFLPNPHWVDELRPHSGQHPDVRDYVLGQPGAREFLDTYHRLLDVVIAGYRREGKRYMTVAIGCTGGKHRSVAIAEALAERLQGGDGLTVHVLHRDLGRE from the coding sequence ATGAACGAACACCTGCGCGAGGGCAGCATCATCGGTGGTGGGGACGCGGATTCGGGGATCGACGTGGTCCTGGTCACCGGACTGTCGGGTGCCGGTCGCGGTACCGCCGCCAAGGTGCTGGAGGACCTCGGCTGGTATGTCGCCGACAACCTGCCCCCGGAGCTGATCGCTCGCATGGTCGAGTTGGGGTTGGCCGCCGGATCGCGGATCACCCAGCTGGCCGTGGTGATGGATGTACGGTCGCGAGGCTTCACCGGTGATCTGGATTGGGTGCGCAACGAGTTGGCAGCGCGCAGCATCACACCGAGGGTGTTGTTCCTGGAGGCGTCTGACGACATTCTGGTGCGACGCTACGAGCAGAACCGCCGCAGTCATCCGCTGCAGGGTACGCAGACCCTGGCCGAGGGGATCGCCGCCGAGCGGGCGTTGTTGGCACCGGTGCGCGCGGCGGCCGATCTGGTGATCGACACGTCTGCGCTTCCGGTGCCGGCCTTGCGGGAGAGCATCGAGCGTGCGTTCGGCGGTGAGACCGTCGCCTACACGAATGTCACCGTGGAGTCATTCGGTTACAAGTACGGCCTGCCGATGGATGCGGACACCGTGATGGATGTCCGGTTCCTGCCGAATCCGCACTGGGTGGACGAGTTACGGCCGCACAGCGGCCAACATCCGGATGTGCGTGACTACGTCCTGGGCCAACCTGGGGCCAGAGAATTTCTCGACACCTACCATCGTCTGTTGGACGTGGTGATCGCCGGTTACCGCCGGGAGGGGAAGCGTTATATGACCGTCGCCATCGGGTGTACGGGCGGCAAACACCGCAGTGTGGCGATCGCCGAGGCGTTGGCGGAGCGGTTGCAGGGCGGTGACGGGCTCACCGTTCATGTGCTGCATCGCGATCTGGGCCGCGAATGA
- the uvrC gene encoding excinuclease ABC subunit UvrC has product MPDPATYRPAPGSIPVEPGVYRFRDPHGRVIYVGKAKSLRSRLASYFADISSLAPRTRQMVMTAGSVEWTVVSTEVEALQLEYNWIKEFDPRFNIRYRDDKTYPVLAVTLNEEYPRLMVYRGPRRKGVRYFGPYSHAWAIRETLDLLTRVFPARTCSAGVFKRHRQIDRPCLLGYIDKCSAPCVGRVSAEEHRRIVLDFCDFLSGKTDRLARDMEQQMAAAAEELNFERAARLRDDIAALKRALEKQAVVLGDGTDADVVAFADDDLEAAVQVFHVRGGRVRGQRGWIVEKSSEPEATRDSDPGAAPVATEDQSQSGRQQLVEQFLTQFYGEQAELGGAADEATNPVPREVLVPVLPPNAEELAAWLSGLRGSRVSLRVPVRGDKRTLSETVARNAHEALAQHKLRRAGDFNARSEALQSIQDTLGLEDAPLRIECIDISHVQGTDVVASLVVFEDGLPRKSDYRHYAIREAAGDGRSDDVASIAEVTRRRFLRHVSDAQPEAGTDQRPRRFAYPPNLFVVDGGAPQVNAAAAVLDELGVTDVAVIGLAKRLEEVWVPSEPDPVIFPRNSEGLYLLQRVRDEAHRFAISYHRSKRSKRMTASALDSVRGLGEQRRKALVTHFGSVARLKEATVEEITAVPGIGVTTARAVLAALGGEPPIEPGGEPPIEPGGEPRSEPGGEPRSEPGGEPRSEPGGEPRSENSTGLGDSGVPATVIEDDRRTVSG; this is encoded by the coding sequence GTGCCCGATCCAGCGACGTACCGGCCGGCGCCCGGATCGATACCAGTGGAGCCGGGCGTGTACCGGTTCCGGGACCCGCACGGTCGGGTCATCTACGTCGGTAAGGCCAAGAGCCTGCGGAGTCGGCTGGCGTCGTACTTCGCCGATATTTCGAGCCTGGCGCCGCGCACCCGGCAGATGGTGATGACGGCGGGCAGTGTCGAGTGGACCGTGGTCAGCACGGAGGTCGAGGCACTGCAGTTGGAGTACAACTGGATCAAGGAGTTCGATCCACGCTTCAACATCCGTTACCGCGATGACAAGACCTACCCGGTGCTGGCGGTGACGCTCAACGAGGAGTACCCGCGGCTGATGGTGTACCGCGGACCCCGACGCAAGGGAGTGCGGTACTTCGGCCCGTATTCGCATGCCTGGGCCATCCGGGAGACGCTCGACCTGCTGACCCGGGTGTTCCCGGCCAGGACATGTTCGGCGGGAGTGTTCAAGCGGCACAGGCAGATCGACCGTCCCTGCCTGCTCGGCTACATCGACAAGTGCTCGGCGCCGTGCGTCGGCCGGGTCAGTGCCGAGGAGCACCGGCGGATCGTTCTGGACTTCTGCGATTTTCTGTCGGGCAAGACCGACCGGCTGGCCCGCGACATGGAACAGCAGATGGCCGCGGCCGCCGAGGAATTGAACTTCGAGCGGGCCGCCCGGCTGCGCGATGACATTGCCGCGCTCAAGCGTGCGTTGGAGAAGCAGGCCGTGGTGCTCGGCGACGGCACCGATGCCGACGTGGTGGCGTTCGCCGACGACGATCTCGAGGCCGCCGTGCAGGTGTTCCACGTGCGGGGTGGCCGGGTGCGTGGCCAGCGCGGCTGGATCGTCGAGAAGTCTTCGGAGCCGGAGGCGACCCGTGATTCGGACCCCGGAGCCGCCCCGGTGGCGACGGAGGACCAGAGTCAATCTGGGCGACAACAATTGGTCGAACAGTTCCTCACCCAATTCTACGGTGAGCAGGCCGAACTGGGGGGTGCAGCCGATGAGGCGACCAACCCGGTGCCGCGGGAGGTGCTGGTGCCGGTGCTCCCGCCGAATGCCGAGGAACTGGCGGCATGGCTGTCGGGACTTCGCGGTTCGCGGGTGAGCCTGCGGGTGCCGGTACGGGGCGACAAACGCACGCTGTCGGAGACTGTTGCGCGCAATGCGCATGAGGCGCTGGCCCAGCACAAGCTCAGGCGTGCCGGCGACTTCAATGCGAGATCGGAAGCGCTGCAGAGCATTCAGGACACCCTGGGTCTGGAGGATGCGCCGCTGCGGATCGAGTGCATAGACATCAGCCACGTGCAGGGCACCGATGTGGTGGCCTCACTGGTGGTGTTCGAGGATGGGTTGCCGCGCAAGTCGGATTACCGGCATTACGCGATCCGTGAGGCTGCCGGTGACGGGCGCTCGGACGACGTCGCCTCGATCGCGGAGGTGACGCGACGTCGTTTCCTGCGGCACGTGAGCGATGCGCAGCCGGAGGCGGGTACTGATCAGCGTCCGCGCCGGTTCGCCTACCCGCCCAATCTGTTCGTGGTGGACGGCGGCGCCCCTCAGGTCAACGCGGCTGCGGCGGTACTCGACGAGCTGGGTGTCACCGATGTCGCGGTGATCGGGCTGGCCAAGCGGCTGGAGGAGGTGTGGGTGCCTTCCGAGCCGGATCCGGTGATCTTCCCGCGAAACAGTGAGGGGCTGTATTTGTTGCAGCGCGTGCGCGACGAAGCGCACCGGTTCGCGATCAGCTACCACCGCAGCAAGCGGTCGAAGCGGATGACCGCCTCGGCACTCGACTCGGTGCGGGGGTTGGGCGAACAGCGCCGCAAGGCGTTGGTGACGCATTTCGGTTCGGTGGCCCGACTCAAGGAAGCGACGGTGGAGGAGATCACGGCGGTGCCGGGGATCGGTGTGACGACGGCGAGGGCGGTCCTCGCCGCGCTCGGCGGCGAGCCGCCAATCGAGCCCGGCGGCGAGCCGCCAATCGAGCCCGGCGGCGAGCCGCGAAGTGAGCCCGGCGGCGAGCCGCGAAGTGAGCCCGGCGGCGAGCCGCGAAGTGAGCCCGGCGGCGAGCCGCGAAGTGAGAACAGCACCGGACTGGGCGATTCAGGGGTGCCCGCAACGGTTATCGAGGATGATCGACGGACGGTGTCGGGATGA
- a CDS encoding gamma-glutamyltransferase family protein, giving the protein MPASTRSVITLLSAVAVVAVVLAGCADSSRRPASTYAGPCQILSNGTPEPKAPSTPNRATNPEIGTGYRSDMTAVRTSTYAVATANPLATEAACKVLRDGGTAADALVTAQAVLGLVEPQSSGIGGGGFLLYYDAAGDTVRTFDGRETAPTAATENYLRWVSETDRTVPKPDARSSGRSIGVPGIVRLLDDVHRQFGKLDWRDLFDPAVSMADRGFDVSPRLAAAIEDADAQLRVDPAAAGYFLNPDGSPKPAGTRMTNPAYAKTLGAIASEGAQAFYTGDIARAVVAAATDTSGGRTPSAMTAHDLAGYTVRQRDPVCTTYRGHEVCGMAPPSSGGIAVAATLGMLEHFPMSDYKPAHVDPNGGHPSVTGVHLISEAERLAYADRDRYVADTDFVPLPGGSPETLLDGAYLTGRSALISRNHTMGIAAPGDFAPPITTPPAPEHGTSQISVVDRFGNAASLTTSIESAFGSFHMVDGFLLNNQLTDFSAEPISVEGQPIPNRVQPGKRPRSTMAPTLVFDKTGPQRGPLYAVLGSPGGPLIIQFIVKTLVGMLDWGLDPQQAISMINFGAANTPVTNVGGEHPLVDTAANGDRDQLVEGLRALGHQVSLADQPSGLSALVRASPGWIGGADPRREGLALGDTG; this is encoded by the coding sequence TTGCCGGCGTCCACCCGTTCTGTGATCACGCTGCTCAGTGCCGTTGCTGTCGTCGCTGTCGTCCTTGCCGGATGCGCCGACAGCAGCCGGCGCCCGGCCAGTACCTACGCCGGGCCGTGCCAGATCCTGTCCAACGGCACCCCGGAGCCCAAGGCCCCGTCGACGCCAAATCGGGCGACCAACCCCGAGATCGGCACCGGGTACCGCAGCGACATGACGGCCGTCCGCACCTCCACGTACGCGGTGGCCACCGCCAATCCGCTGGCCACCGAAGCGGCCTGCAAGGTGCTGCGCGACGGTGGCACCGCGGCCGACGCACTGGTGACCGCACAGGCGGTACTCGGGCTCGTCGAACCGCAGTCCTCCGGGATCGGCGGCGGCGGGTTCCTGCTCTACTACGACGCCGCAGGCGACACGGTGCGCACATTCGACGGGCGTGAAACGGCACCGACCGCGGCGACCGAGAACTACCTGCGCTGGGTGTCGGAGACCGACCGCACCGTCCCCAAACCCGATGCGCGGTCATCGGGTCGCTCGATCGGGGTGCCCGGCATCGTGCGACTGCTCGACGATGTCCACCGCCAGTTCGGCAAGCTGGACTGGCGCGACCTCTTCGACCCGGCCGTGTCGATGGCAGATCGGGGATTCGACGTCAGTCCGCGCCTGGCTGCCGCGATCGAGGACGCCGACGCCCAACTCCGGGTGGACCCCGCCGCCGCCGGTTACTTCCTCAACCCCGACGGAAGTCCCAAACCGGCCGGCACCCGCATGACCAACCCGGCCTACGCGAAAACCCTGGGCGCCATCGCATCCGAGGGCGCTCAGGCGTTCTACACCGGTGACATTGCCCGCGCTGTCGTGGCCGCCGCCACCGACACCAGCGGCGGGCGCACGCCGAGCGCCATGACCGCGCACGATCTCGCCGGCTACACCGTCCGGCAGCGTGACCCGGTGTGCACCACCTACCGTGGTCACGAGGTCTGCGGAATGGCACCGCCGTCATCGGGCGGCATCGCGGTGGCGGCCACCCTCGGCATGCTCGAGCACTTCCCGATGAGCGACTACAAGCCGGCCCATGTCGACCCGAACGGCGGTCATCCGTCGGTAACCGGAGTGCACCTCATCTCCGAGGCCGAACGGCTCGCATACGCCGATCGCGATCGCTACGTTGCCGATACCGATTTCGTCCCACTGCCCGGTGGATCCCCCGAAACCCTGCTCGACGGTGCCTACCTCACCGGCCGGAGCGCGCTGATCTCCAGGAACCACACGATGGGCATCGCCGCACCCGGGGACTTCGCGCCGCCGATAACCACACCGCCGGCACCCGAGCACGGCACCAGCCAGATCAGCGTGGTCGACCGTTTCGGCAACGCGGCGTCGCTGACCACCTCGATCGAGTCGGCGTTCGGATCGTTCCACATGGTCGACGGATTCCTGCTGAACAACCAGCTCACCGATTTCTCGGCCGAGCCGATCAGCGTCGAAGGTCAGCCGATACCCAATCGCGTCCAGCCCGGCAAGCGCCCGCGGAGCACCATGGCCCCCACCCTGGTCTTCGACAAGACCGGGCCGCAACGGGGTCCGCTTTATGCGGTCCTGGGCTCCCCCGGTGGCCCGCTCATCATCCAGTTCATCGTGAAAACCCTTGTCGGCATGCTGGATTGGGGTCTGGATCCACAGCAGGCGATATCCATGATCAACTTCGGCGCGGCCAACACGCCCGTCACCAACGTGGGCGGTGAGCATCCGTTGGTCGACACCGCCGCCAACGGCGACCGCGATCAACTGGTCGAGGGCCTGCGCGCACTCGGGCATCAGGTTTCGCTGGCCGATCAGCCCAGTGGGCTCTCAGCCCTGGTACGGGCGTCGCCGGGCTGGATCGGCGGGGCGGACCCCCGCCGCGAAGGCCTGGCGCTCGGCGATACCGGCTGA
- a CDS encoding PH domain-containing protein yields the protein MAEDMTTETWDVDIRPHRTPYFAYGAALIIFLAHVTVGALLKVGSTGVVFQTSDQVAIALLGAIIGAVVLMFARPRLRVGPSGVAVRNLISFKVIPWPEVLGLSFPVGARWARLDLPDDEYIPVMAIQAVDKGRAIEAMDEVRDLIDRYRPNPG from the coding sequence ATGGCTGAAGATATGACGACGGAAACCTGGGATGTTGACATCCGGCCTCATCGCACACCGTATTTCGCCTACGGTGCGGCGCTGATCATCTTCTTGGCGCACGTGACGGTCGGAGCGCTGCTGAAGGTGGGATCTACCGGCGTGGTCTTCCAGACCTCCGATCAGGTGGCGATCGCCCTGCTCGGGGCAATCATCGGCGCGGTTGTGCTGATGTTCGCACGGCCGCGGTTGCGGGTGGGCCCGTCGGGAGTAGCGGTCCGGAATCTGATCAGTTTCAAGGTGATTCCATGGCCGGAGGTGCTCGGACTGTCGTTCCCGGTCGGCGCCCGCTGGGCCCGGCTGGATCTACCCGACGATGAGTACATCCCGGTGATGGCGATCCAGGCAGTCGACAAGGGTCGTGCGATCGAGGCGATGGACGAGGTTCGGGACCTGATCGACCGTTACCGCCCGAATCCGGGCTGA
- the ribH gene encoding 6,7-dimethyl-8-ribityllumazine synthase has translation MSGHGVPDLPRVDAANVKLAIVASTWHTQICDALLDGARKVAADAGIGDPTVVRVLGAIEIPVVAQALAATHDAVVALGVVIRGQTPHFDYVCDAVTQGLTRVSLDASTPVANGVLTTDNEAQALDRAGLPDSTEDKGAQAAAAALSTALTLRELRAKA, from the coding sequence GTGAGCGGCCACGGAGTTCCCGACCTGCCCCGGGTGGACGCTGCGAATGTGAAGCTGGCGATCGTGGCAAGCACCTGGCACACCCAGATCTGCGATGCGCTGCTCGACGGTGCGCGCAAGGTCGCCGCTGACGCCGGTATCGGCGATCCGACGGTGGTGCGGGTACTCGGGGCCATCGAAATCCCGGTGGTGGCACAGGCATTGGCGGCCACTCATGATGCGGTGGTGGCGCTGGGTGTGGTAATCCGCGGCCAGACCCCGCATTTCGACTACGTGTGCGACGCGGTGACGCAGGGCTTGACCCGGGTGTCGCTCGACGCGTCCACTCCGGTCGCCAACGGTGTGCTGACCACCGACAACGAGGCCCAGGCCCTGGACCGAGCCGGTCTCCCGGACTCGACGGAGGACAAGGGCGCCCAGGCGGCGGCAGCAGCGTTGTCCACCGCGCTGACGCTGCGGGAACTGCGTGCCAAGGCGTGA
- a CDS encoding bifunctional 3,4-dihydroxy-2-butanone-4-phosphate synthase/GTP cyclohydrolase II, translating to MTRLDSVERAIADIAAGKAVVVIDDEDRENEGDLIFAAEKATPELVAFMVRYTSGYLCVPLDGEVCDRLGLLPMYAVNQDKHGTAYTVTVDAKKNVGTGISASDRATTMRALADPGSAIDDFTKPGHVVPLRAKDGGVLRRPGHTEAAVDLARLAGLQPAGAICEIVSQKDEGDMARTDELRVFADDHDLALISIADLIEWRRKHEKHIERIAEARIPTRHGEFVAVGYKSIYEDVEHVALVRGDICGPTSDGHDVLVRVHSECLTGDVFGSRRCDCGPQLDAAMAMVAREGRGVVLYMRGHEGRGIGLMHKLQAYQLQDAGEDTVDANLKLGLPADARDYGIGAQILVDLGIRSMRLLTNNPAKRVGLDGYGLHIIERVPLPVRANSENIRYLMTKRDRMGHDLVGLEDYDEAVSMDDYDEAVYLLGDRRPPSATDSGSSL from the coding sequence ATGACCAGGCTCGATTCCGTCGAGAGGGCGATAGCCGATATCGCGGCGGGCAAAGCCGTGGTGGTGATCGACGACGAGGACCGCGAGAACGAGGGCGATCTCATCTTCGCTGCCGAGAAGGCCACCCCTGAACTTGTCGCCTTCATGGTCCGTTACACCTCCGGTTATCTGTGCGTGCCGTTGGACGGTGAGGTCTGCGACCGCCTGGGCCTGCTGCCGATGTACGCGGTCAACCAGGACAAGCACGGAACTGCCTACACCGTCACGGTGGATGCGAAAAAGAATGTGGGAACCGGTATTTCGGCGTCCGACCGGGCTACCACCATGCGAGCGCTGGCCGATCCCGGCTCGGCGATCGACGACTTCACCAAACCCGGCCATGTGGTTCCGCTGCGTGCCAAAGACGGTGGCGTGCTGCGCCGCCCGGGCCACACCGAGGCCGCGGTGGACCTGGCCCGCCTGGCCGGGCTGCAGCCCGCCGGGGCGATCTGCGAGATCGTCAGCCAGAAGGACGAGGGCGACATGGCGCGCACCGACGAGCTGCGCGTGTTCGCCGACGATCACGACCTGGCGCTCATCTCCATCGCCGATCTCATTGAGTGGCGCCGCAAGCACGAGAAGCACATCGAGCGCATCGCCGAGGCGCGGATCCCGACCCGGCACGGCGAGTTCGTGGCAGTGGGTTACAAGAGCATCTACGAAGACGTCGAGCATGTCGCGCTGGTCCGCGGCGACATCTGCGGGCCCACCAGTGACGGCCACGATGTCCTGGTCCGGGTGCACTCGGAATGCCTGACCGGTGACGTGTTCGGCTCCCGGCGCTGTGACTGCGGACCGCAACTGGACGCCGCGATGGCGATGGTGGCCCGCGAAGGCCGTGGTGTGGTGCTCTACATGCGTGGGCACGAGGGCCGGGGCATCGGTCTGATGCACAAGCTGCAGGCCTATCAGCTGCAGGACGCCGGCGAGGACACCGTCGACGCGAATCTGAAGCTCGGCCTGCCTGCCGACGCCCGTGACTACGGCATCGGGGCGCAGATCCTGGTCGACCTGGGTATCCGGTCCATGCGCCTGCTGACCAACAACCCCGCCAAGCGGGTCGGCCTGGATGGTTACGGGCTGCACATCATCGAGCGGGTTCCGCTGCCGGTGCGGGCGAACTCGGAGAACATCCGCTACCTGATGACCAAGCGGGACCGGATGGGCCACGACCTCGTCGGCCTCGAAGATTACGACGAAGCGGTGAGTATGGACGACTACGACGAGGCGGTGTACCTGCTCGGTGACCGCCGGCCGCCCAGCGCGACCGATTCGGGTTCGAGCCTGTGA
- a CDS encoding riboflavin synthase yields MFTGIVEELGVLVDKAELTDAARFTIRGPVVTSDAGHGDSIAVNGVCLTVVDVLPDGAFTADVMGETLSRSSLGGVGVGSQVNLERAAAVNSRLGGHIVQGHVDGTGTVVSRTPFDHWEVVRIGLPATLSRYVVEKGSITVDGVSLTVSAVADDWFEVSLIPTTRELTTLGQAAVGTTVNLEVDIIAKYVERLMAGTGE; encoded by the coding sequence GTGTTCACCGGAATCGTTGAAGAGCTGGGTGTCCTGGTCGATAAAGCGGAGCTCACGGATGCCGCCCGGTTCACCATCCGCGGCCCTGTGGTCACCTCCGATGCCGGTCACGGCGACTCGATCGCGGTGAACGGGGTCTGTCTCACCGTGGTGGACGTGCTGCCCGACGGTGCGTTCACCGCAGACGTCATGGGGGAGACGCTCAGCCGCTCGAGCCTGGGTGGGGTCGGTGTCGGCAGCCAGGTGAACCTGGAGCGGGCCGCCGCGGTCAACAGTCGCCTCGGTGGACACATCGTGCAGGGGCACGTGGACGGCACCGGCACTGTGGTTTCCCGCACGCCCTTCGACCACTGGGAAGTGGTGCGCATCGGTCTGCCTGCCACGCTGTCGCGTTATGTGGTGGAGAAGGGCTCGATCACCGTGGACGGGGTCTCGCTGACGGTGTCGGCGGTGGCTGATGACTGGTTCGAGGTGTCGTTGATTCCCACGACGCGTGAGCTCACCACGCTGGGCCAGGCGGCCGTGGGGACGACGGTCAATCTCGAGGTCGACATCATCGCGAAATATGTTGAGCGGTTGATGGCCGGTACCGGTGAGTAA
- a CDS encoding LppX_LprAFG lipoprotein, which produces MQTRPRFAVQSLLATFFAATALVAGCSSSSSTETSTAPLPDAAQVLQESAASTKAQQSVHLLLTVQGTIDGLPIEKLDGDLTNTPEVAAEGTTDLIAFGQKIEDAKFVVADGNLYAALTPGDPLSNYGPAEKIYDISAILNPDTGLANVLANFSDAKADGRESIGGTEGVRVTGTVSADAVNKIAPQLKATGPVPGTAWITEDGNHTLLQAKLEPTPGNSVTMTLTDWGKQVTVTKPAS; this is translated from the coding sequence ATGCAGACGCGCCCACGCTTCGCAGTCCAGTCCCTACTCGCCACTTTCTTCGCAGCGACCGCGCTTGTCGCGGGCTGCTCGTCGTCGTCGTCCACGGAGACGTCGACAGCGCCACTGCCCGATGCGGCACAGGTCCTCCAGGAGTCCGCGGCCAGCACCAAGGCCCAGCAGAGCGTTCACCTGCTGCTGACCGTCCAGGGCACGATCGACGGCCTTCCCATCGAGAAGCTCGACGGTGACCTGACGAATACTCCCGAGGTGGCCGCCGAGGGCACCACCGACCTCATCGCTTTCGGCCAGAAGATCGAGGATGCAAAGTTCGTCGTCGCCGACGGAAACCTCTACGCCGCGTTGACCCCCGGCGACCCGCTGTCCAATTACGGACCGGCCGAGAAGATCTACGACATCTCGGCCATCCTGAACCCCGACACCGGCCTCGCCAACGTGCTGGCGAACTTCAGCGACGCCAAGGCCGACGGCCGTGAATCGATCGGCGGCACCGAGGGTGTCCGGGTGACCGGCACCGTCAGCGCCGACGCGGTCAACAAGATCGCCCCGCAGCTCAAGGCCACCGGCCCGGTCCCGGGAACCGCCTGGATCACCGAGGACGGGAACCACACCCTGCTGCAGGCCAAGCTCGAACCCACCCCCGGGAACAGCGTCACCATGACCCTGACTGACTGGGGTAAGCAGGTCACCGTCACCAAGCCCGCGTCCTGA